The following are encoded together in the Actinomycetota bacterium genome:
- a CDS encoding GyrI-like domain-containing protein, with the protein MRPERVRRAETRVVGIQARTSGLREADPATAAVPGLWRRLQADGLAGRIPGRAGTRTTCAVYSDYEDGGASFRCLVGAEVTAAGEVPPGMTEVTVPAGEYLVFAARGPMPEALAATWARVAEFFDHAGLARAFTADLEVHYPAGSAVDVFVAVGGG; encoded by the coding sequence GTGAGGCCGGAGCGGGTTCGTCGGGCCGAGACGCGGGTCGTCGGCATCCAGGCGCGGACCTCCGGCCTGCGGGAGGCCGACCCGGCCACCGCGGCCGTCCCCGGCCTGTGGCGGCGGCTTCAGGCCGACGGGCTCGCCGGGCGCATCCCCGGCCGGGCCGGGACCCGCACCACCTGCGCCGTCTACAGCGACTACGAGGACGGCGGCGCGAGCTTCCGCTGCCTGGTCGGCGCCGAGGTGACCGCCGCCGGCGAGGTGCCGCCGGGCATGACCGAGGTCACCGTGCCGGCCGGCGAGTACCTGGTGTTCGCCGCCCGCGGGCCGATGCCGGAGGCGCTGGCCGCGACCTGGGCCCGGGTGGCCGAGTTCTTCGACCACGCCGGCCTGGCCAGGGCCTTCACCGCCGACCTGGAGGTCCACTACCCGGCGGGCTCGGCGGTGGACGTGTTCGTGGCCGTCGGCGGCGGCTAG